A genomic region of Pyrus communis chromosome 14, drPyrComm1.1, whole genome shotgun sequence contains the following coding sequences:
- the LOC137715217 gene encoding uncharacterized protein produces MARGLLSCFGSKGGSGTSHETHAAGATAHVSAEEQQRSGPVLVELFSSQGCTTSPVAELLVSRLGRGDFDGTDLPPVVALAFHVDYWDYMGWKDPYGSSQWTVRQKAYVEALGLDTMFTPQIVLQGRAQCVGNDESALITSIKDAPRYPAPAFQATFQRPSQASLQVSLTGSLRSKVDNYGANVMVALYENGLITDCPKGENQGRVLSNDFVVRRLEKLCTVKDIAPKKTISGTINFSLWDGYNPAKCGMALFVQNPSHQIFGLQDFQLPDN; encoded by the exons ATGGCACGTGGTCTCCTCTCCTGCTTTGGATCAAAAGGGGGCTCGGGCACGTCCCACGAAACGCACGCGGCCGGGGCGACCGCGCATGTTTCGGCAGAGGAGCAGCAGCGGAGCGGACCGGTTCTGGTGGAGCTGTTCTCGTCGCAGGGCTGCACCACCTCGCCTGTCGCGGAGCTGCTGGTGTCGAGGCTTGGGAGGGGGGATTTTGATGGGACGGACCTGCCTCCTGTGGTTGCGCTGGCCTTCCACGTGGACTACTGGGACTACATGGGCTGGAAGGACCCTTATGGTTCCAGCCAGTGGACTGTACGGCAGAAGGCCTATGTTGAGGCCTTGGGTCTGGACACCATGTTCACCCCCCAGATTGTGCTTCAAGGTAGGGCCCAATGTGTTGGCAACGATGAGAGTGCTTTGATAACGTCTATCAAGGATGCACCTAGATATCCTGCACCGGCGTTCCAG GCAACATTCCAAAGGCCATCACAGGCATCCTTGCAAGTATCCCTAACAGGATCATTGAGGTCGAAGGTGGACAACTACGGTGCCAATGTGATGGTGGCGCTGTACGAGAACGGCCTGATTACCGACTGCCCCAAGGGAGAGAACCAAGGACGTGTCCTGTCCAATGACTTCGTCGTCCGACGACTTGAAAAGCTCTGCACTGTTAAAGACATTGCTCCAAAGAAGACCATTTCTGGAACCATAAACTTCTCCTTGTGGGACGGTTACAATCCAGCCAAATGTGGCATGGCCCTCTTTGTTCAGAACCCTTCCcatcaaatttttggtttgCAGGACTTTCAGCTGCCGGACAATTGA
- the LOC137715218 gene encoding vesicle-associated protein 4-1-like, with the protein MAIVDSHHHHRHKSHSDTKLFTLCPFWQSGGQTSSSSSSTQKLHGNGFKSKPKTVSSVARSLLPPRRRLRLDPANKLYFPYETGKQVKSAIRLKNRSRSHVAFKFQTTAPKSCYMRPPGGILAPGESLIATVFRFVEQPENNEKHLDQKTKVKFKIMSLKVNAGIDYVPELFDEQKDQVTVEQILRVVFLDAEHPSPALEKLNRQLAEAEAALEVRKKPPPVDSGPRDVGEGLVIDEWKERREKYLARQQVEAVDSV; encoded by the exons ATGGCCATCGTCGacagccaccaccaccaccggcACAAGTCGCACTCCGACACGAAGCTCTTCACCCTCTGCCCGTTCTGGCAGTCGGGGGGCCAAACGTCGTCGTCTTCCTCTTCCACGCAGAAGCTCCACGGCAATGGATTCAAATCCAAGCCCAAAACGGTATCGTCCGTCGCGAGATCCCTTCTCCCTCCTCGTCGTCGACTCCGACTCGACCCTGCCAACAAACTCTACTTCCCTT ATGAAACTGGGAAACAGGTGAAAAGTGCGATCCGATTGAAGAACAGAAGCAGGTCACATGTAGCTTTTAAG TTTCAAACTACTGCGCCGAAAAGTTGCTATATGCGTCCTCCGGGAGGAATACTTGCTCCGGGAGAAAGCTTAATTGCGACCG TGTTTAGGTTTGTGGAGCAACCCGAGAACAATGAGAAACATTTGGATCAGAAGACCAAGGTTAAGTTCAAGATTATGAGTCTCAAGGTGAATGCAGGGATTGACTATGTGCCTGAGCTG TTTGACGAACAAAAGGATCAAGTGACAGTCGAGCAAATTTTGCGTGTTGTATTTTTGGATGCAGAGCACCCTAGTCCT GCTCTGGAAAAACTGAACAGACAGTTGGCTGAAGCTGAGGCTGCACTTGAAGTGCGTAAGAAGCCGCCTCCAGTGGACTCAGGCCCTCGGGATGTTGGGGAAGGCCTTGTAATAGATGAATGG AAGGAGCGGAGGGAGAAATACTTGGCTCGGCAACAGGTTGAAGCAGTAGATTCAGTGTAA
- the LOC137716127 gene encoding cyclic nucleotide-gated ion channel 4-like — MPSEQEISQTSSRMHNYISDDESETEDHEDHEVQEDDEESDGSSTSHGGNFENCLYNNMCSSRQRRRPGWSLGQVLDPRAKWVQEWNRVFLLVCATGLIIDPLFFYALSISQSCMCLLVDGWFAITVTVLRCMTDVLHLWNMWLQLKMAKRYSFTAMVGGDGGGANGLRDTSPRSVALKYLKSKKGFLFDLFVIIPLPQIILWVVIPSLLERGSVTVVMTVFLMFFFQYLPKIYHSVCLLRRMQNLSGYIFGTVWWGIALNLIAYFVAAHAAGACWYLLGIQRAEKCLKEQCRETSGCGLRILACEDSIYYGATNTLREAARLAWAENRKARSTCLDSADHYDYGAYSWTVQLVTNDSRLEKILFPIFWGLMTLSTFGNLESSTEWLEVVFNIIVLTSGLLLVTMLIGNIKVFLHATTSKKQAMQLKMRNIEWWMRKRQLPQGFRQRVRNYERQRWAAMRGVDECEMIRNLPEGLRRDIKYHLCLDLVRQVPLFQHMDDLVLENICDRVKSLIFPKGETITREGDPVQRMLFVVRGHLQSSQVLRDGVKSCCMLGPGNFSGDELLSWCLRRPFIERLPPSSSTLVTLETTEAFSLEAEDVKYVTQHFRYTFVNEKVKRSARYYSPGWRTWAAVAIQLAWRRYKHRLTLTSLSFIRPRRPVSRCSSLGEDRLRLYTALLTSPKPNDQDDFFD; from the exons ATGCCTAGTGAGCAAGAAATTTCTCAGACTTCTTCACGCATGCATAACTACATCTCCGACGATGAATCTGAAACTGAAGATCACGAAGACCACGAGGTacaagaagacgacgaagagaGTGATGGAAGTAGTACATCTCATGGAGGAAATTTTGAGAACTGCTTGTATAACAACATGTGTTCATCGCGCCAGAGGAGGAGGCCCGGTTGGTCACTCGGCCAAGTTCTCGACCCGAGAGCGAAATGGGTTCAAGAATGGAACAGGGTTTTCCTCCTTGTGTGTGCAACGGGGCTCATCATAGACCCTCTCTTCTTCTATGCCTTATCCATTAGCCAGAGCTGTATGTGCCTGTTGGTGGACGGGTGGTTCGCCATCACGGTGACGGTGCTCCGCTGCATGACGGACGTGTTGCACTTGTGGAACATGTGGTTGCAGCTGAAGATGGCCAAACGCTACTCCTTCACGGCCATGGTTGGTGGGGATGGTGGAGGAGCCAATGGGCTGCGCGACACTAGTCCAAGGTCTGTGGCTCTCAAGTACTTGAAGTCGAAGAAGGGGTTTCTGTTTGACCTCTTTGTTATTATCCCACTACCCCAG ATAATATTGTGGGTGGTAATTCCTTCGCTATTGGAGAGAGGATCGGTGACCGTAGTGATGACAGTGTTCTTGATGTTTTTCTTCCAATATCTCCCAAAGATCTATCACTCTGTCTGCCTACTGCGTCGGATGCAAAATCTCTCTGGCTACATTTTTGGAACTGTTTGGTGGGGGATAGCCCTCAACTTGATTGCATATTTTGTCGCTGCCCAT GCTGCAGGAGCATGTTGGTACTTGTTAGGAATCCAAAGGGCAGAGAAATGCTTGAAAGAGCAATGCAGAGAAACAAGTGGTTGTGGCCTCAGAATATTAGCTTGCGAGGACTCTATTTACTATGGAGCGACAAACACTCTAAGAGAAGCAGCGAGACTAGCCTGGGCGGAGAACAGAAAAGCACGGTCGACGTGCTTAGACAGTGCCGATCATTACGATTATGGAGCTTATTCATGGACTGTTCAGCTGGTCACAAATGATAGCCGATTGGAGAAGATCCTTTTCCCCATCTTTTGGGGCCTAATGACTCTCAG CACCTTTGGAAACTTGGAAAGCTCAACCGAGTGGTTAGAGGTTGTTTTCAACATCATTGTTCTAACCAGTGGGCTGCTTTTGGTCACCATGTTGATAGGAAACATAAAG GTGTTTTTGCATGCCACAACATCCAAGAAACAAGCCATGCAACTGAAGATGAGAAACATAGAGTGGTGGATGAGGAAGAGGCAGTTGCCTCAGGGGTTTAGACAGCGGGTGCGAAACTACGAGCGTCAGAGATGGGCCGCCATGCGTGGCGTAGATGAATGTGAGATGATCAGAAATCTCCCTGAGGGCCTCAGGAGGGACATCAAATACCATCTTTGCTTGGACTTAGTGAGACAG GTGCCATTGTTCCAACATATGGATGATCTGGTTCTTGAGAATATTTGTGACCGCGTGAAGTCTCTTATATTCCCGAAAGGAGAAACT ATAACTAGAGAAGGAGATCCAGTTCAAAGAATGCTGTTTGTAGTAAGGGGTCACCTTCAAAGCAGCCAAGTTCTCAGAGATGGTGTGAAAAGTTGCTGCATGTTAGGCCCTGGCAACTTCAGCGGCGATGAGCTTTTGTCATGGTGTCTCAGAAGGCCCTTTATAGAAAGACTACCACCATCTTCCTCCACATTAGTCACTCTTGAAACCACAGAGGCATTTAGCCTTGAAGCTGAGGATGTGAAATACGTGACACAACATTTCCGTTACACATTCGTGAACGAAAAGGTTAAGAGAAGTGCAAGGTACTACTCGCCTGGTTGGAGGACTTGGGCTGCTGTGGCGATTCAGTTGGCTTGGAGGAGGTACAAGCACCGTTTAACGCTGACTTCGTTGTCCTTTATAAGGCCTAGGAGACCTGTGTCAAGGTGTTCTTCATTGGGAGAGGACAGGCTCAGATTGTATACGGCCTTGCTGACGTCTCCAAAGCCAAATGATCAAGATGATTTTTTTGATTGA